Proteins co-encoded in one Juglans regia cultivar Chandler chromosome 16, Walnut 2.0, whole genome shotgun sequence genomic window:
- the LOC109003156 gene encoding protein kish-like yields the protein MSALFNFHAFLTVVLLGICACTYLKMHFPAILEQRTGFRGFFWKAARIGERLSPWVAVGCFTMGVSIIFF from the exons ATG TCTGCACTCTTCAACTTCCATGCGTTTTTAACAGTAGTGCTGCTGGGAATCTGCGCCTGTACTTATTTGAAGATGCATTTTCCAGCGATCCTTGAACAGAGAACGGG GTTTCGTGGTTTCTTTTGGAAGGCAGCTAGAATAG GTGAGCGCTTGAGCCCATGGGTGGCTGTTGGATGCTTTACCATGGGTGTGTCAATCATCTTCTTCTGA